The Drosophila biarmipes strain raj3 chromosome X, RU_DBia_V1.1, whole genome shotgun sequence genome includes the window ATGTTTAATGTTTGATGTCGTGAAAAAAACCTtacattataaaattatacaatattatttacattttacaatggccacgtcatcgaaaatgttaattacatattaatttctttggtgggagcttataattcccaatcaGTTCTAGCTCAAAAATGCATGACCTGTGGGCTATGGTCACCCCAAAATCTagttgaccggaagttccggcgagtgtgtgtgtgtgtgtgttgttgGTGCTCTTGGACAGATGAATGGACAATATGGAGGTGGCACTGGACTccaggatgcagtgcatcGAGATCCTGTCCAGGTATGAATATTATATGTATAGGTGTTGATTAAACGTTTATAGTCGCCACTAAAGGTGAACTTAGGCAACTTTCAATGTGCAACATTGTaatcaacatgtaacattgaacatgtaacattcaacaaGTAACATTCAACGTGTAACATTCAACATTGCATCCAACATTAAACATCCAACTTACAACTTAAGACATGTTGAATGTTTATGTTGTATAAATAACCTAAACATGTAATTGTTATGTAACACTTATGAGTTATACAATTGGCCACGTCATTGATAATGCTAATAACAAATTGATCTCTTCTTCTAGTTCCAGCTAAAAATGGATGCTATGGTCACTCGAACACtcagttgaccggaagttccaGCGAAggattgtgtgtgtgttggtgcctTTGGACAGATCACTGGATATATTTGGTTGAATATGGATTACtggatatatatatggaaatgCCATCGTTCACGATTCCAGAGCATCGAAAACTTCTTCAGGTATGTACCTTAGTATATTAAGTATATTTAGTTACCCCTTAAGAATAGTGTCTCTAGTGAAACGCTGCTAAGGTGCTGCCCTTGTTGACAATGTTTTCTGATATATTcaattgcaaatatttttgtaagctAATACAAACATATCAGCGTTCAAAAACTATATAGAAATTCACCAGGAGGATCTTGGCCTTctctttcatttatttatttataatatcattttaaaaggATGTACTGTATTTATATcatttggtaaaataaaaaacggttGGTCTTTTAATCACGTTGTTAATGGACTCAAGACCTATGCAAATAAATCTGTGCGTACTTATCGGTCAATTAAAAGCATTGGTTAATCCActattaattgattttgcaaTGCATATAAATGTACACAAATATATACTATAGATCATCTTTCCTGGCTAGCCAATTTAAACAAACTCATCTGTCAGCACTCTCAAtaatcttctttctattttaaatagcatataagttatatataatacatttagCTAAGGATGTGTATTGGTagtatattttagtattaagtATTCGGTGGAGTATATCTTATAGTTGTTTCAAGAACTGGGGTTCTGGAAAAGTAGGCGCCAGGGTATGTAattttcggcttgccgaaataaGCTTCCCTCCTtgacaaacatttaaaaatgccaATTCCATTTTTTGTAAGAGCAAAACATTTCAAAGAGATTAATTTCCAGATTTTAAAGCCAATTacttggaaattaaacaacgcACTCAACGAGGTATGGCACTCTTTAATCCgacgtttagttttttttttaacagctaaaaaactgattttttaaTGCGAAAAATTGTACTCAGTTTTTAGTTAAAAATACTGTTTTCTAAAGCgatttttcaatcgtagttcaattaattaaaaaaaaaaacaaaagtacaAATATAACAAAACGAAAAATCGAGCAAATTGAGAACCCGATTTTTCGCAGTGCACTTTAGTGACGAATGACTGCGGGCAGGCAGTCAATCATTCCATCGGGCAGAGTATTGGATTGCTGGTTCTCGGTTCTCGGagattacgtatacgcactGATGCGCGGACTGCGACCTCGCGGCATTGTTATCTGCATGTCCCCCAAACCATCTGACATCCCCCAAATGAGTGTGCCTCGGCCGTGGGATGGCGCCTACTGGTTTTGTGCACCGCAAATGCAAATTCCCTTCGGCCGAAAGGCAATTTCAGCTTCGGTCAATTATTTTGTGAAGGGGCCCCGATGATTATTGCCTTTATTTCAATTGGAAGGATAAAAAGGGAACTCGCTCATGTGGCTTTTATGCACTTGGCGTTCAATCTAATTGCGTTTTTATGGCCCGAGTGCGAATCATAAAAGCCAGCCAAGCAAAAACATCTGAAGGCagccgaaaaaaaaacaataacatcATCATTAAATTAGAAGCCAAACACAGGCAACATCtgttgtaaattaaatattaataattaattaactcTCGGCAAAAGGAGCGGATGAAGCAGGCCAAGTtctaaattgaaaaataaacataaaaaaggtgAGTTGGTTGAGCGggcaacgcggcgtatgagtaacGCACATGAATCGGggcattttgtttgtttgctttagGCAAATGTGTTTAGACCACTTTGGGATAACAAACAAGTTGGGTGGAA containing:
- the LOC108025938 gene encoding uncharacterized protein LOC108025938; translation: MTCGLWSPQNLVDRKFRRVCVCVCCWCSWTDEWTIWRWHWTPGCSASRSCPVPAKNGCYGHSNTQLTGSSSEGLCVCWCLWTDHWIYLVEYGLLDIYMEMPSFTIPEHRKLLQCFMTVISLIIQSLATVIHSLASSPLTLRACASQIMWK